One window of Nymphaea colorata isolate Beijing-Zhang1983 chromosome 1, ASM883128v2, whole genome shotgun sequence genomic DNA carries:
- the LOC116246335 gene encoding L-galactono-1,4-lactone dehydrogenase 2, mitochondrial, giving the protein MLSRSFRCLCKSPPPLLLLHQHYNRRLYPDAELRLLLRPFSSSPSPSSSGSEAEIRKYLGYFALLLGCGVATYYSFPLPEDAKHKKAALFRYAPLPDDLHTVTNWSGTHEVRTRTFLQPESIEELESIVRDAHEKKAKIRPVGSGLSPNGIGLHRKGMINLALMDKVLEVDVHKKTVRVQAGARVSQLVDELKQYGLTLQNFASIREQQVGGIIQVGAHGTGAMLPPMDEQIISMKLVTPAKGTIELSKEKDPELFYLARCGLGGLGVVAEVTIQCVDRHQLVEHTFISNFKEISKNHKKWLAENKHLKYLWIPYTDTVVVVSCNPLSNRKGPPKFVPKYSKDEALQQVRDLYLESCKQYRVQDTAGSPEKEDGHDVNESSFTELRDKLLALDPLNKDHVRRVNLAEAEYWRKSEGYRVGWSDEILGFDCGGQQWVSETCFPAGTLSNPSMKDLSYIEELKKHIEKEGIPAPAPIEQRWTARSQSSMSPASSLGEDDIFSWVGIIMYLPTMDARQRKEITDEFFKYRGLTQTALWDKYHAYEHWAKIEVPRDKDELHDLQERLTKRFPIDAYNKARMELDPNKILSNGMLEKLFPSDSI; this is encoded by the exons ATGCTGTCGAGATCGTTTCGCTGTCTGTGCAAGTCGCCGCCGCCATTGCTTCTCCTCCACCAACACTACAACCGTCGACTTTATCCAGACGCCGAGCTCCGCCTCCTGCTCCGCCCATTCTCCTCCTcaccttctccttcttcctccggGTCAGAGGCGGAGATCAGGAAGTACTTGGGCTACTTCGCCCTGCTCCTCGGCTGCGGAGTCGCCACCTACTACTCGTTCCCTTTGCCGGAGGACGCGAAGCACAAGAAGGCTGCCCTCTTCCGCTACGCGCCTCTCCCCGACGACCTCCACACAGTCACCAACTGGAGCGGCACCCATGAGGTGCGCACCAGGACGTTCCTGCAGCCCGAGAGCATCGAGGAACTCGAGTCGATCGTTCGGGACGCGCACGAGAAGAAGGCCAAGATCCGGCCCGTGGGTTCCGGGCTCTCGCCCAACGGGATCGGGCTCCATAGGAAGGGCATGATCAATTTGGCATTGATGGATAAGGTCTTGGAGGTGGACGTCCACAAGAAGACGGTCAGGGTTCAGGCGGGCGCGCGCGTTTCGCAGCTCGTAGATGAGCTGAAGCAGTATGGGCTCACTTTGCAGAACTTTGCCTCCATTAGAGAGCAGCAAGTCGGTGGAATCATTCAG GTTGGTGCTCATGGTACAGGAGCTATGCTGCCTCCCATGGATGAACAAATAATTAGTATGAAACTAGTTACCCCTGCCAAAGGTACAATAGAGCTATCGAAGGAAAAGGACCCAGAACTATTTTATCTGGCTCGCTGCGGTCTTGGAGGACTTGGGGTTGTGGCTGAGGTTACTATCCAGTGTGTTGACAGACATCAGCTTGTTGAGCACACATTTATCTCTAACTTTAAAGAGATATCAAAGAATCACAA GAAATGGTTGGCAGAGAATAAGCATCTAAAATATCTATGGATTCCGTACACTGATACTGTTGTGGTAGTGAGTTGCAATCCCCTTTCTAACCGCAAGGGTCCACCAAAGTTTGTCCCGAAGTATAGCAAGGATGAAGCTCTGCAACAAGTCCGTGACCTGTACCTTGAATCATGCAAACAATACAG AGTGCAAGACACTGCTGGCAGTCCAGAAAAAGAGGACGGACACGATGTTAATGAGTCTTCATTTACAGAGCTTCGGGATAAGCTTCTTGCACTTGACCCCCTTAACAAGGATCATGTGAGACGAGTAAACCTTGCTGAGGCAGAATACTGGAGGAAGTCAGAGGGGTATAGAGTTGGTTGGAGTGATGAAATTCTTGGGTTTGATTGTGGAGGCCAGCAGTGGGTCTCGGAAACATGCTTTCCAGCTGGAACTCTTTCGAATCCTAGCATGAAAGACCTTAGCTACATTGAAGAGCTGAAGAAACACATAGAAAAAGAAGGCATACCAGCTCCTGCCCCAATTGAGCAGCGTTGGACTGCTCGAAGCCAGAGCAGCATGAGCCCCGCATCAAGCTTGGGTGAAGATGATATATTTTCTTGG GTTGGCATAATCATGTACCTGCCGACTATGGATGCCCGCCAAAGGAAGGAGATAACTGATGAGTTCTTCAAGTATCGAGGTTTGACACAGACTGCATTGTGGGACAAGTACCATGCCTATGAACACTGGGCTAAAATCGAG GTGCCGAGGGATAAAGATGAGCTCCACGATCTGCAAGAGAGGCTGACGAAACGGTTCCCCATTGATGCTTATAATAAAGCACGCATGGAGTTGGATCCTAATAAAATTCTTTCCAATGGCATGCTGGAGAAGCTGTTCCCTTCGGACTCCATCTAG
- the LOC116249255 gene encoding annexin-like protein RJ4 has translation MATITIPHPVPPPTEDAERLKKAFQGWGTDEKAVISVLAHRNAAQRNAIRQAYQELYGEDLIKRLEKELSGDFERAVYRWMHDPVEREAIIANVAVKKEIDYRVIVELAAARSSNELLAIRQAYHARYKCSLEEDVAAHSHGDLRKLLVGLVTAYRYEGPEVDANLAKSESKTLRTAIDGKAYNHEEVIRILTTRSKAQLRATFNRYKDDYNNFITKDLKATADEFLSALRAVIRSIYAPHNYYEKVLRLSVNKGTDEDALTRVIVTRAEFDLKNIQEEYFNRSSITLDQVVSKKTSGDYREFLLALLGTGKY, from the exons ATGGCAACCATCACCATTCCTCACCCTGTTCCTCCACCAACAGAGGACGCTGAGAGGCTCAAGAAGGCCTTCCAAG GGTGGGGCACGGATGAGAAGGCCGTCATATCTGTCTTGGCTCACAGGAACGCTGCTCAACGCAACGCTATCAGACAGGCTTACCAAGAACTGTATGGTGAGGATCTCATCAAACGTCTGGAGAAAGAATTATCTGGCGACTTCGAG AGAGCTGTTTATCGATGGATGCATGATCCGGTCGAGAGAGAGGCGATCATAGCGAATGTGGCAGTCAAGAAGGAGATAGATTACAGGGTCATAGTGGAGTTGGCTGCCGCTCGATCCTCAAATGAACTCTTGGCGATAAGGCAGGCCTACCATGCTCGTTACAAGTGTTCTCTTGAAGAGGATGTTGCTGCTCACTCTCATGGCGATCTTCGCAAG CTTCTTGTAGGACTTGTCACTGCGTATAGGTATGAAGGTCCAGAAGTGGATGCAAACCTTGCAAAATCTGAGTCGAAGACCCTCAGGACTGCTATTGATGGCAAGGCATACAACCATGAAGAGGTCATCCGTATCTTGACAACCAGGAGCAAAGCACAGCTCAGAGCTACCTTTAACAGATACAAAGATGACTACAACAATTTTATCACtaag GATCTGAAGGCCACCGCTGATGAATTTCTTTCAGCATTGCGAGCAGTGATCAGATCCATCTATGCTCCTCACAACTATTATGAAAAG GTACTGCGACTGTCGGTGAACAAGGGGACTGATGAAGATGCTTTGACTCGAGTGATTGTCACACGCGCTGAGTTCGACCTCAAGAATATACAGGAAGAGTATTTCAATAGGAGCAGCATCACCCTCGATCAGGTGGTTTCTAAGAAGACTTCTGGTGATTACAGGGAATTCCTCCTTGCCTTGCTGGGTACCGGGAAATACTAG
- the LOC116245961 gene encoding AT-hook motif nuclear-localized protein 17-like, with amino-acid sequence MAEYMGGGAAAVVVGRGGRECAATSEDEEAESGSTGGGCTPGSAAGRVQRSAATAAAATMGTIDVARKPRGRPPGSKNKPKPPIVITRDAENAMRPHVLELAAGCDVVESVARFAQRHHLGLCVISGRGTVANVSLHNSTAVASSGRSPAGTITFHGRFDILSLSGTYLLPSSPSSPPASSSFTISLAGAQGQVVGGTVAGSLVAASPVVLIAAAFNNPSFHRLPANDDESGDARTSSGGGGNGVKKETDAEMEACSMSMYNPLSCQLPHHDAFTWVPPSSSRPPPY; translated from the coding sequence ATGGCGGAATACATGGGGGGAggagcggcggcggtggtggttgGGAGGGGAGGGCGGGAGTGCGCCGCGACGTCGGAGGACGAGGAGGCGGAGAGCGGAAGCACGGGTGGAGGGTGTACTCCCGGCAGTGCAGCTGGGAGAGTGCAGAGGAGCGCTGCGacagcggcggcggcgacgatGGGGACGATCGACGTGGCGCGGAAGCCACGCGGCCGCCCTCCGGGCTCCAAGAACAAGCCGAAGCCGCCCATCGTGATCACGCGCGACGCGGAGAACGCCATGCGCCCTCACGTCCTGGAGCTTGCCGCCGGCTGCGACGTGGTGGAGAGCGTCGCCCGCTTCGCGCAGCGCCACCACCTCGGCCTCTGCGTCATCAGCGGCCGGGGGACGGTTGCCAATGTGTCGCTTCATAACTCTACGGCCGTGGCCTCCTCCGGACGATCTCCGGCCGGCACCATTACCTTTCACGGCCGCTTTGACATCCTCTCACTCAGCGGGACCTACCTGCTTCCCTCCTCTCCCTCATCCCCTCCTGCCTCCTCCTCGTTCACCATCAGCCTCGCCGGAGCCCAGGGCCAGGTCGTCGGTGGAACAGTCGCCGGCAGTCTGGTGGCTGCCAGCCCCGTGGTCCTCATTGCAGCTGCGTTCAACAACCCCTCTTTCCACCGGCTGCCGGCGAATGACGATGAATCCGGCGACGCCAGGACAAGTAGTGGAGGTGGTGGTAACGGCGTTAAGAAGGAGACCGATGCGGAGATGGAAGCGTGCTCCATGTCGATGTATAACCCACTGAGTTGTCAACTTCCTCACCATGACGCCTTCACGTGGGTGCCCCCCTCTTCTTCTAGGCCTCCTCCTTACTGA
- the LOC116247514 gene encoding mitochondrial fission 1 protein A-like yields MDAKIGKFFESVGNFFTGGDQLPWTDRTIIAGCEREVAEGGAGDSAENKNDSIMRLSWALVHSKQPEDVQRGIAMLEVALDSASSPLQKREKLYLLAVGYYRSGDYSRSRNLLDQSLEISPDFRQAQSLKKVVEDRIAKDGVIGIGIAATVTGIVVGGIAAALARKK; encoded by the exons ATGGATGCTAAGATTGGCAAATTCTTCGAATCCGTTGGCAACTTCTTCACCGGCGGAGACCAACTCCCCTGGACGGATCGAACCATCATAGCT GGCTGTGAGCGAGAAGTTGCAGAAGGAGGAGCTGGCGACTCGGCTGAAAACAAGAATGATAGCATAATGAGGCTATCTTGGGCACTTGTTCATTCAAAGCAGCCTGAGGATGTGCAGCGTGGAATCGCTATGCTAGAAG TTGCTCTGGATAGCGCGAGCAGCCCTCTCCAGAAAAGGGAGAAGCTCTATCTTCTGGCTGTGGGATACTATAGAAGTGGAGACTACTCTCGAAGCCGGAATCTTTTGGATCAATCATTGGAG ATCTCCCCAGATTTTCGTCAGGCACAATCtcttaagaaggtggttgaagaTAGAATCGCCAAAG ATGGTGTCATCGGCATTGGCATTGCAGCAACTGTAACAGGAATCGTAGTTGGCGGAATTGCTGCAGCTTTGGCTCGTAAGAAGTAG